The Brassica rapa cultivar Chiifu-401-42 chromosome A10, CAAS_Brap_v3.01, whole genome shotgun sequence genome segment TGGAGGCTTATGAGATCTCCGAAAGAAGCAGGGAGATCTTGGAGGTCGCTGAAGTTACTGCTCAGGTTAAGGTACTCGAGGTTAGTGAGCATCCCGAATGATTCTGGGAGACCGTTAAGTTCGTTGAAGTGTGCGTCAAGGTAGCGTAAGGATCTCATTTCGCCGACGGATGTTGGTAAGGATCTGATTTTGTTGAGATGGATCAAGAGTTTCTCTAGATGAACTAGCTCGAATCCAATGTTGGTTGGTAAGTATGTGAGGTTGTTGTAGCTCGCGTCCAAGACAACCAATGACctgaatcaaaaaaaaaatcgaaaaagtaCTAAAGACACAGAGAGCTTAATAAAACAGAGGAAATAAAAATTGGAGATAAATATTTAGAAATCTTCTAAATATATTagtgtttattttattaaatatatatttttattatttaaaattttatatagtcaAAACTCTTACTACTATAAACacctaataataaaaaaaataaacttaaaaaccAGATAAAACCTATCTAAAACATAATTATCTTGATATAAGATAACTAAGATAATTAtagaataatataaaattaaaatattgataaatcACATTTATCTTGAATATGAGCTGCATCAACTTTGAAGAATAATACACTTACCCACATTTGCAGATGGAATCAGGTAAAGTTGTGAGTTTGTTACAAGAGACATTCAAGATCTTTAGTTTGGACAGTAAACCAATAGAATCAGGTAATGTCTCTAGAAAATTGGTGGACAAATCAAGTTCAAGAAGGCTGTGCAATCCAGCAATCGAATCAGGAATGGCCTGTTACCAAACATAACCTTTAATCAATACAAGTAAACCACATACTTCTGAATCTAAACATCACCACAGTTCCAGTGCACTAAAGACTCAATGAAACTTTAATCTTAGTCCCTAAATTTTTTGGAAACttttacataaattaaaaaaactcataaactatgggaaactttatttttagaaaattatttatggCCCATTAAATCTCAGATCCGGCCTGTTTGCGACATTACCATAACAGAATCCTAACATTAGATAAAGAAAAAAGCTGACCTCAAGCTGATTGTTATAGAGGTTAAGGACAAGGAGACCTTGGATCCGACCAAACGCTTCAGGAAGCAGTTTCAGTTTCCTCCCAGACAAATCAACTCGATCCAACGGTTTCTCCTCAGCCTGCTGCAATATACTCACAACCTCTTCACTAACTTCAACCTCCTTAGCCTCCTCCTCGGCCACAGCCGCCGCGTTCTTCTCAGCCGACTCGTAGATCCTCACGAGCCTCTCCTCCCCTTCTTTCAAAAGCTTTTCGTACGACTCATGAAGCTCGTTAAGCTTAAGGATAGAGTTGTACCAAGTCTTCTCTTGATCCACAGCTTCCCTCCTCTTCTGCTCTTTCTCCGCCACGTCGACGTCGTTCGCAGAGAGAGCGATCTCCTCGAAGGACTCGGACAAGGACGCGTCGATCTCCGCGAGTCTTGCGCGTGCTTTGTCGACGGTCTCGTGATCTGGTCTCGGTCCTAATGTTCGGAGGACGGATCGGGTCTGGGAGACGTCGGCGATGGCGCTTGTCATGGAAGCGAGGACGTCAGGGTGAGCTAAGTGAGGCATCTGAGTAACGATCTCGATGGAGTGGCTGGAGGAGGAAGATGGATCGGATTTGGACGGTGGTTTATCTCCATCGGAAGAGGATTTGGCGGTGAAGGAAGGGAGGCGATCCAAGACGTAAGAAAGAACGGGGAAGTTGTTAGGGTTGAGCTCCGTCGCCATCGTTGTGAAGCTTGAGAGACAAGTCACAATCaaggaaggaagaagaagatgaagaagtgaTTATTATTACATTGGGCATGAAAAGTCGTTTCCTTCCGAACTACTTGCATCTGTATTGCCAAGTCAATGATGATCCATAGATAATAATACGTGGACATGCATTATTACACATAACACGTGTTAAGGTTCTGCGTCATTAACGACAAagaataaataatcaaaaacgaatttaCGGCACGAACTGATCAATGTACTGTATATCGCTTTTCcgaaaattaaaaactaatttgATTATTGCAAAAATAAATCCACAGAAACATGAAACACAAACCATAATCATTTTAGCATTTAGATCATATCCATTGGATTTTTTTACGATAATATCTCCTTAATGAAgatcttattatttattttgttcaatGAACCTTCAAATGGTTAAAATCTCACTTAAAATATCTTAAAtgaagtatttaaaaaaaaaaattgattgaaaTTTCaccatttcaaattttaattaatatattatttttattgtgaaATAAAACTTTTCCGTAAGAAGATTTGAGTTAAAATGTTAACTATACTATCACTTTATGAAACTTCAcgtctaaataaaaaaaaaaaaactagttgcTTAAACATAGTAATAATAGATTTGATCTgcattttaaaatacatgattaattttatttgaaaattagtaattttatatgtatgcatttttataaaatatattttaatttttttatagataattaAATCAAGAAGTGCGAAGTGTAGAGAAAATAAATCTTTTGTCTCTTGTTCTGATTCACTATTAGCTTAAGTTCACCATATAGTAGGCTTGGATTTAATTCATGTGTTTTTAGGCGTCTAAAAACAGATTAGCTGTTATGAAGACtgaatttcaaataattttttttttaagtttcaaaTAACTTTGGAATCGAATCTTCGTTCAAACCTTCATTCAGgtaatatttacaatttaactttaaaaaaaaagctccAGGTTTGCAAACATTAATACCAGTCCCAACCATGCAAAAAGTCAACGATTACAaactcatttattttattttctaaaattactTGTACATAAAAGTCAACGAAAGTTGCTTCAAAACTCTCAAAATCTCTGTACgtcaatcttcttcttcttctttgatggCTTCATCATCTCGCAGCCGGAGCTTACAGGTGTTCCCAAGCTTCAGGGGGAAAGATGTTCGGCAAACATTCCTCAGCCACCTTATCGTTGCTCTGGATCGCAAACTAGTCTGTACCGTATTCAAAGACAGTCAAATCGAGCGCGGCCACTCGATCAGCCCAGCTCTTGTGCAGGCGATCAGAGACTCCAGGGTTTCCATCGTAGTGCTCTCCAAGAACTACGCTTCCTCCAGCTGGTGTTTAGACGAGTTGCTGGAGATCTTGAAGTGCAGAGAAGAGTTAGGCCAGATTGTTATGACGATCTTCTACGATTTGGATCCTTCTGACGTTAGGTATCAGATCGGAGAATTCGGCAAGGCCTTTGAGAAAACTTGCGAGAAGAAAACAGCAGATGTGACGAAACAATGGGGACTTGCTTTAACGGAAGTAGCAAACATCCACGGACATCATTCTCGTAAATGGTCTGagtcttttcttttgaatttaatCTATTGAAATTTATTTATCTCTGGGTGCGATCATACGAGCACTAATGCACATGATCACATCATAAATGGTCTGAGTCTTTTGAATTTAATATATTGAAATTAATTTACCTTAGGGGTGCGATCAAACCAACACTAATGCACATAATCCCATTAGAACTCGGCAGTTAAACAATgttttatctctctttttttaatcAGGGACAGTGAAGCACACATGGTAGATGATTTTGTCAATGATGTTTCATGTAAGCTGAATTGCTCACAATCATCATCAGAAGAGTTTGATGATTTGATTGGGATCGAAGCTCATATAGCAAACATGGTTTCACTGTTGTCTATGGATGCTGAACAAGTGTTGATGGTAGGGATTTGGGGTCCTTCGGGAATTGGTAAGAGTACCATCGCGAGAGCTTTATTTGGTAGACTCTCTTACCGATTCCAAAGGTGTGTCTTCATCGATAGATCCTTCATCGACAAGACTCTAGAAAATTTCAGAAGAATCAACTTGGATGATTACGGCGTAAAGCTGCAACTGCAAGAAAAATTTCTGTCTGAGATTTTAGACCACAAGGATGTGAAGATTGATCATCTAGGTGTGTTAGGAGGAAGGCTACAGAACCATAAAGTTCTTATAGTTCTCGACGATGTGGATGATCGATTGCTTCTAGATGCCTTAGTTGGACAAACTCTTTGGTTTGGTTCCGGTAGCAGAATCATTGTGGTAACCAAGGATGTACACTTGTTAAGAAGCCACGGTATCGAACGTGTTTACGAGGTGGGTTTTCCTTCCGAAGATCAAGCTCTCGAGATGTTCTGCCAATCCGCTTTTAAACGAAACTCTCCAGCTGATGGTTTCATGGATCTTGCCGTCGAAGTTTCGAAACTCGCTGGTAATCTTCCTTTGGGTCTTAACCTTTTGGGTTCTTCTCTGCGAGGGAGGAACAAGGAGGATTGGATCGACATGCTACCTGAGCTCAGGACTTGTCTGAATGGAGACATCGAGAGAACGTTGAGGTTCGGTTATGATCGGTTAAAGGAGACACATAAAAGGCTATTTCTTCACATAGCGTGTTTGTTCAACGGTGAAAAAGTTGATAGCTTAAAATGGTTGCTTGCTGATAGTGACGTTGATGTTAACACTGGTCTTAGAGTTTTAGTTGAGAGGTCGCTTATACGTATAACAACACACTTGTGTAAAACTGTGGAGATGCATAATTTGCTGCAAGAAATGGGTAGAGGAATGGTATCTGCACAGTCCTTTGACGAGCCTGGAGAACGTCAATTTCTGACTGATTCCAAGAATATATGTGATGTACTTGAGGATAACAGTGTAAGAGCTTTTTCAACTCTATTCTATTTTCCATTCTAAattagattttaaatataaaatgttataatgatactttattttttattctatagtaaaagtaaaaaataaatttactttattaattaatttatttttttgtgcatCCTTCTATTTTATACTCTAAAAATGGTATCATTAGAATAAAATCCAGTTCTAACTCAATTACTCTATTTTCAACgaaaaatagagtaaaccattggagatggtctaacaaaattttcctttttatcaTATTCACTCTCCCTTTTTATAATCTATCTTGGCTCTCGAACTTGCATATTTATTTTCGctcttcttttgattttttatttttgtattcagGGCACTAAAGCTGTTTTAGGTATATCGTGGAACATATCAGAAATTGCTGAGTTGTTCACGTTGGATGAGGATGCATTCAAAGGGATGAGGAATCTCCGGTTTCTTAAGATTTACAAGAACCCGTTGGAGCGTAATGAAGAAACAAAGTTGTACTTGCCCCAAGGCATACAATCTTTGTCTCGTCGACTTAGATTGTTACACTGGGATGCATATCCAATGTCACGTATGCCTTCAGACTTTTCACCAGCCTATCTCGTTGAACTTGGTATGATAGATAGCGAGCTCGAGAAGATGTGGGAAGGGCCCcaagtaagttttttttgtagagTAATTATATACCAAAGTTTCTTATGATGAaaacttatgtttttttttggtaacagcCACTTAAATATCTTAAGAATATGAGCTTGTGGAGATCAAAAAAACTGAAAGAAGTCCCAGATCTTTCGAAAGCTCCCAATCTCGAGGAACTGTATCTAGCTGATTGCCAGAGTCTAGAGATGCTTCCTTCTTCTATTCGGTATCTCAAGAACCTCAAGACTTTGAACATGGAAGAATGCAGTAAGCTGGAGTTTCTTCCGACAAACATCAACTTGGAATCTCTCTCTAACCTGACTCTCTATGGATGCTCACTGATAAGAAGCTTTCCCGACATTTCGCACAACATTTCAGTTCTCTCTCTAGAGAACACGGCGATCGAAGAAGTTCCTTGGTGGATTGAGAAGATGACTGGTCTTACCGGCCTGTTCATGAGTGGCTGCGGCAAGTTAAGCCGTATCTCGCCGAATATATCTAAACTCAAACATCTTGAGGATGTAGATTTCTCCTTGTGCTATGCATTAACTGAAGATAGCTGGCAAGACGATCCTCAGGTGGTGCCTGCTCCTAATCCTATTGGAGATTTAGACATGTCTGATAACACTTTCACTAGACTTCCACACTCATTGGTTTCCATTAAACCCCAAGAGCTTAACATAGGCAACTGCAGAAAGCTCGTGTCGCTGCCTGAGCTACAGACGTCGTCGCTCAAAATACTACGCGCACAAGATTGCGAATCACTTGAGAGTATATCTCACCTCTTTCGAAACCCGGAAACCATTCTTCATTTCATTAACTGCTTCAAACTTGAACAAGAGTGCCTCATACGAAGTTCAGTTTTCAAGTACATGATCCTACCTGGTAGACAAGTGCCCCCGGAGTATTTTACTCATCGAGCTAGTGGAAGTTACTTGACGATCCCTTTACTTGAGAGCTTTCTCCATGGATCTTTTCTGCGGTTTAAGGCTTGTCTCTTGATTGACACCGACTCTACTAAGCCCACTTGGGTCAAAAGCATTATCCGGGTGTGTTGTCTCCTCAAAGGCAACCAAGGGAACCACTTTCACTCTAGTGATCTTCATATTCTCATCTTCGTTACACGTCTGTTGGACCGTCATCTAGCTATATTTGACTGTTCTTTCCCTTTAGACAATCCTCTAGCCAAATCGAACTATGACGCGGTGGAAATaaagtttggatgggatgcttGCGAAATTAAAGAATGCGGTATACAATTCTTCTCTCCGTCCTCGGATAGTCAGCCTGGTGATGCAAATAAGCTATCTGAAGAGAACAGTGTAGACTGCTGAAACTCAGGAAGCAAATGTCAGAGTGTCATTCTAACAGAAAGTGTCTTCTCCTCCGTGTGGCTGTTAAATAACCAATTCATTCTAGCTGGAATGCAAAAGCTCATCAgacttttattattttaccTGGAATGCACAAGaagattaataatttaaatatgtatattattattttgttttaataagtTGAAGTATGTTGTAAAATTCATGAATATATGTTCTTTTGTAGGTggaattattttaattttataatttataaaatagttaatagtggattaagttattttatatttattaattggtgtagtaaattaattatgaatatcatatataaatattatagaaatgATATATCTTATTCTATAAATAAAGattattattcatttataataatatttaatattaatcactaatttgattatataaatgtaaatatttaaaaataattatattttaaataataatgtaatattaAAGTGTAATCTTAGAAAAGATACCTGCAAATatctttttagatattttattttacaaaatatttaaataatgtgttatgtgtatatttaataataattaagttaGTTTTACGAGAAATaacacaaaattaaataaatttgatggtttaactatattttttttgttagtagATGCTTactgtttatattttaataatatagatttacaaaataattaaggAGGTCTTATTGGATAAAGGATTTGAGAgtatttcatgttttttttttcaaatttcctCTTATTATATCTATCATTAATAAGGATTAATCAGTTGTATAAGTTTTCTCAAATTACAGTTTATTGGAAATATGTATCTTATcaataaaaaagtttaaatagAATTTTGTAAGATTTGGATgatattttatagtaaaaaaacaTTGAATCAAAATACCACCTCCTATGAAGGGaaactttttaaaaagtaaaaaaaagtttacttcacattttaaaaaaaataattaactgtacgaaattaatatatatatatatatatttgaaaatcagtttttttgaaacttttatatattttatatatttcatggAACgacaaaatatcaaattatagtaatttaaa includes the following:
- the LOC103846926 gene encoding plant intracellular Ras-group-related LRR protein 1, whose amino-acid sequence is MATELNPNNFPVLSYVLDRLPSFTAKSSSDGDKPPSKSDPSSSSSHSIEIVTQMPHLAHPDVLASMTSAIADVSQTRSVLRTLGPRPDHETVDKARARLAEIDASLSESFEEIALSANDVDVAEKEQKRREAVDQEKTWYNSILKLNELHESYEKLLKEGEERLVRIYESAEKNAAAVAEEEAKEVEVSEEVVSILQQAEEKPLDRVDLSGRKLKLLPEAFGRIQGLLVLNLYNNQLEAIPDSIAGLHSLLELDLSTNFLETLPDSIGLLSKLKILNVSCNKLTTLPDSICKCGSLVVLDASYNNLTYLPTNIGFELVHLEKLLIHLNKIRSLPTSVGEMRSLRYLDAHFNELNGLPESFGMLTNLEYLNLSSNFSDLQDLPASFGDLISLQELDLSNNQIHSLPDAFGTLVNLTKLNLDQNPLVVPPEEVVKQGVDAVKMYMGKRWVSMLEEEEKMANMKEEMEQANADWLARTTSKLKTYVTEVSEYLGSNSPKDPFLDQQL
- the LOC103846927 gene encoding disease resistance protein RPS6, giving the protein MASSSRSRSLQVFPSFRGKDVRQTFLSHLIVALDRKLVCTVFKDSQIERGHSISPALVQAIRDSRVSIVVLSKNYASSSWCLDELLEILKCREELGQIVMTIFYDLDPSDVRYQIGEFGKAFEKTCEKKTADVTKQWGLALTEVANIHGHHSRKWDSEAHMVDDFVNDVSCKLNCSQSSSEEFDDLIGIEAHIANMVSLLSMDAEQVLMVGIWGPSGIGKSTIARALFGRLSYRFQRCVFIDRSFIDKTLENFRRINLDDYGVKLQLQEKFLSEILDHKDVKIDHLGVLGGRLQNHKVLIVLDDVDDRLLLDALVGQTLWFGSGSRIIVVTKDVHLLRSHGIERVYEVGFPSEDQALEMFCQSAFKRNSPADGFMDLAVEVSKLAGNLPLGLNLLGSSLRGRNKEDWIDMLPELRTCLNGDIERTLRFGYDRLKETHKRLFLHIACLFNGEKVDSLKWLLADSDVDVNTGLRVLVERSLIRITTHLCKTVEMHNLLQEMGRGMVSAQSFDEPGERQFLTDSKNICDVLEDNSGTKAVLGISWNISEIAELFTLDEDAFKGMRNLRFLKIYKNPLERNEETKLYLPQGIQSLSRRLRLLHWDAYPMSRMPSDFSPAYLVELGMIDSELEKMWEGPQPLKYLKNMSLWRSKKLKEVPDLSKAPNLEELYLADCQSLEMLPSSIRYLKNLKTLNMEECSKLEFLPTNINLESLSNLTLYGCSLIRSFPDISHNISVLSLENTAIEEVPWWIEKMTGLTGLFMSGCGKLSRISPNISKLKHLEDVDFSLCYALTEDSWQDDPQVVPAPNPIGDLDMSDNTFTRLPHSLVSIKPQELNIGNCRKLVSLPELQTSSLKILRAQDCESLESISHLFRNPETILHFINCFKLEQECLIRSSVFKYMILPGRQVPPEYFTHRASGSYLTIPLLESFLHGSFLRFKACLLIDTDSTKPTWVKSIIRVCCLLKGNQGNHFHSSDLHILIFVTRLLDRHLAIFDCSFPLDNPLAKSNYDAVEIKFGWDACEIKECGIQFFSPSSDSQPGDANKLSEENSVDC